Proteins from one Planctomyces sp. SH-PL62 genomic window:
- a CDS encoding CerR family C-terminal domain-containing protein has translation MENQETTKDRLIEAAGREFAEKGFDQARIRTICERAGANLAAVNYHFGDKERLYREVLLEAYRRRSSVVLPSLGDATAAEKLRAFIRFFFNQVVALKEEDSWQTRMMAREVSDPTSALDEVIRDWVRPRFEMLKSIMREIRPEADDRRLNALCFSVVGQCLMYRLARTVTGRLIGPEGDGLLDDDYLADHVATFTLAALGLGPPFGRDAGETPDV, from the coding sequence ATGGAGAATCAGGAGACGACGAAGGACCGATTGATCGAGGCGGCGGGTCGGGAATTTGCGGAGAAGGGATTCGACCAGGCCCGGATTCGCACGATCTGCGAGCGCGCCGGGGCGAATCTGGCGGCGGTGAACTACCACTTCGGCGACAAGGAGCGGCTCTACCGCGAGGTGTTGCTGGAAGCGTACCGGCGTCGTAGCTCGGTCGTGCTGCCGTCACTCGGGGACGCGACGGCCGCGGAGAAGCTTCGCGCGTTCATCCGCTTTTTCTTCAACCAGGTCGTCGCGCTCAAGGAGGAGGATTCCTGGCAGACGCGGATGATGGCCCGCGAGGTTTCCGATCCGACGTCGGCCCTGGACGAGGTGATCCGAGATTGGGTCCGTCCCCGGTTCGAGATGCTCAAGTCGATCATGCGGGAGATCCGCCCCGAGGCCGACGACCGCCGTTTGAACGCCCTGTGCTTCAGCGTCGTCGGCCAGTGCCTCATGTACCGGCTGGCCCGCACGGTGACGGGCCGGCTGATCGGCCCGGAGGGCGACGGCCTCCTGGACGACGACTATCTCGCCGATCACGTCGCCACGTTCACGCTCGCGGCCCTGGGCCTGGGCCCCCCGTTCGGGCGGGACGCGGGCGAAACTCCTGACGTCTGA
- a CDS encoding ABC transporter permease, translating into MSWIAIKMLMGDRAKFLGIVIGLTFAAALITQQGSIFCGLMLRTCSQISDVTGADLWVMDPGVRFADDVKPMLESHLDRVRGVDGVKWAVPLYKGNARARLTFDPATLRAKTEPPDARRRERRAPPTPPANVFTRALDLFAPGSGDFSTPPPRWYDPGQVNVVESVVLIGVDDASMVGAPPGGAMVGPGPRGRMWVGDLEDLRRPESIVIDRVGLRKLFPGCHLEEPLADPPESDAEYVARLRAFVRSAPELEMNDRRAVVVGVCEATRTFQSSPVVYTLYSRAKRFMPMERKMLTFILARTADDPSGAKLAPAIVADRIRRATGLGAWTSESFMYRTIKYYLIYTGIPINFGITVFLGFLVGTAIAGQTFYNFTIENIKQFGSLKAMGASNGRIVAMILLQAAIVGAIGYGIGVGLSTLFGFKTLDRWGNPTELAYFTPWQLLPITAAAILFICMLASLLSVQRVVCLEPAVVFRS; encoded by the coding sequence ATGTCCTGGATCGCGATCAAGATGCTGATGGGCGACCGGGCCAAGTTCCTGGGGATCGTCATCGGCCTGACGTTCGCCGCGGCCCTCATCACGCAGCAGGGCTCGATCTTCTGCGGGCTCATGCTCCGCACCTGCTCCCAGATCTCGGACGTCACCGGCGCGGACCTGTGGGTGATGGACCCGGGCGTCCGGTTCGCCGACGACGTCAAGCCGATGCTGGAGAGCCACCTCGACCGGGTGCGCGGGGTGGACGGCGTGAAATGGGCGGTGCCGCTCTACAAGGGGAACGCCCGGGCGAGGCTGACCTTCGACCCGGCGACGCTGCGGGCGAAGACGGAACCTCCCGACGCCCGCCGGCGCGAGCGACGGGCCCCGCCGACGCCGCCGGCGAACGTCTTCACCAGGGCCCTGGACCTGTTCGCGCCGGGCTCCGGCGACTTCTCGACGCCCCCGCCGCGATGGTACGACCCCGGCCAGGTCAACGTGGTGGAATCGGTGGTCCTGATCGGGGTCGACGACGCGTCGATGGTGGGCGCCCCGCCGGGGGGCGCGATGGTCGGCCCCGGCCCCAGGGGACGCATGTGGGTCGGCGATTTGGAAGACCTGCGGCGACCGGAGTCGATCGTGATCGACCGTGTGGGGCTCCGCAAGCTCTTCCCCGGCTGCCACCTGGAGGAACCGCTGGCCGACCCTCCCGAGTCCGATGCGGAATACGTCGCCAGGCTGCGGGCCTTCGTCCGGTCGGCCCCGGAACTCGAAATGAACGACCGGCGAGCGGTGGTCGTGGGGGTCTGCGAGGCGACCCGGACGTTCCAGTCCAGCCCGGTGGTCTACACGCTCTACAGCCGGGCCAAGCGGTTCATGCCGATGGAGCGGAAGATGCTCACGTTCATCCTGGCCAGGACGGCCGACGACCCGTCCGGGGCCAAGCTCGCCCCCGCGATCGTCGCCGACCGGATCCGCCGCGCGACCGGGCTGGGGGCCTGGACCAGCGAGAGCTTCATGTACCGCACGATCAAGTATTACTTGATCTACACGGGCATCCCGATCAACTTCGGGATCACGGTCTTCCTGGGCTTCCTCGTGGGGACGGCGATCGCCGGCCAGACCTTCTACAACTTCACGATCGAGAACATCAAGCAGTTCGGCTCGCTCAAGGCGATGGGGGCGTCGAACGGCCGGATCGTCGCCATGATCCTGCTCCAGGCGGCCATCGTCGGGGCGATCGGTTATGGGATCGGCGTGGGGCTCTCCACGCTCTTCGGGTTCAAGACGCTGGATCGCTGGGGCAACCCCACCGAACTGGCGTACTTCACCCCCTGGCAGCTCTTGCCGATCACGGCGGCGGCGATCCTCTTCATCTGCATGCTCGCGAGCCTGCTGAGCGTCCAGCGGGTCGTCTGCCTGGAGCCGGCCGTCGTCTTCCGGAGCTGA
- a CDS encoding ABC transporter ATP-binding protein, producing the protein MTAETSRTIDVDATPGSPSLAVRVRGLSKHFGRGDQRVAALDGVDLDVLAGQMSLIVGPSGCGKTTLLSVIAGILDADAGEVTVFGEDVARMGDRAKTRFRARRIGFIFQQYNLLPALTAAENASIPLVIAGWRKRPAVARAAEVLDSIGMGKKVGSLPSQLSGGQMQRVAIARALVHDPQLLVCDEPTAALDHETGLTVMELLRASAVRSDRAVVVVTHDNRVFHFGDRIAHMDDGRVVRVEDRAPDRSAA; encoded by the coding sequence ATGACCGCCGAGACTTCCCGAACGATCGACGTCGACGCGACGCCCGGAAGCCCGAGCCTGGCCGTGCGGGTACGCGGCCTGTCCAAGCACTTCGGCCGAGGCGACCAGCGGGTCGCGGCGCTCGACGGGGTGGACCTGGACGTCCTCGCCGGGCAGATGTCGCTGATCGTCGGGCCGTCGGGCTGCGGCAAGACCACGCTCCTCTCCGTGATCGCCGGCATCCTCGACGCCGACGCGGGCGAGGTGACCGTCTTCGGTGAAGACGTCGCCCGGATGGGCGACCGGGCCAAGACCCGGTTCCGCGCCCGTCGGATCGGCTTCATCTTCCAGCAATACAACCTCCTCCCCGCCCTGACGGCCGCCGAGAACGCGTCGATCCCCCTGGTCATCGCCGGCTGGCGAAAGCGCCCGGCCGTCGCCAGGGCGGCCGAGGTCCTCGACTCGATCGGCATGGGCAAAAAAGTGGGGAGTCTCCCCTCTCAGCTCTCCGGAGGCCAGATGCAGCGGGTCGCGATCGCCAGGGCCCTGGTCCACGACCCCCAGCTTCTGGTCTGCGACGAGCCGACCGCCGCGCTCGACCACGAGACCGGGCTCACCGTCATGGAGCTGCTGCGCGCGTCGGCCGTCCGCAGCGACCGCGCCGTGGTCGTCGTCACGCACGACAACCGCGTCTTCCACTTCGGCGACCGGATCGCCCACATGGACGACGGCCGCGTCGTCCGAGTCGAGGACCGCGCCCCGGACAGGTCCGCCGCCTGA
- a CDS encoding HlyD family secretion protein, giving the protein MGLVEAQRENIPIGTPVPGVVLEVFVDGRPGYDPPHKRVGDRVEKGEPLFRIDGRELEAELTTREAALAAAEAQLHRLERMPRAEDLPPAMAAVEEAEARLLDAEAAFARSSQLQQRSMIAASDYDHDRYARLAAKGAVDRARADLEKLQAGAWKEDVAVQRAAVLQARSQVDGARILLDRLVVRAPVDGVVLQVNVRPGQIATQAWKEPMLVIGETDRLHVRVDIDENDLPRFREGVPGVATLKGRTTPEFPLTFFRIEPYVIPKRSLTGDNAERVDTRVLQVLYALPDVPPARVYVGQQMDVFLDLGEGR; this is encoded by the coding sequence ATGGGCCTGGTGGAAGCCCAGCGCGAGAACATCCCGATCGGGACGCCGGTCCCGGGCGTCGTCCTGGAAGTCTTCGTCGACGGCCGCCCGGGGTACGATCCGCCCCATAAGCGGGTCGGCGACCGGGTCGAGAAGGGCGAGCCCCTGTTCCGCATCGACGGCCGCGAGCTGGAGGCCGAGCTGACGACTCGCGAGGCCGCGCTGGCCGCCGCCGAGGCCCAGCTCCACCGGCTGGAACGGATGCCGCGCGCCGAGGACCTCCCCCCGGCCATGGCCGCCGTCGAGGAGGCCGAGGCCCGATTGCTCGACGCCGAGGCGGCCTTTGCGCGAAGCTCCCAGCTCCAGCAGCGGAGCATGATCGCCGCCAGCGACTACGACCACGACCGCTACGCCAGGCTCGCCGCCAAGGGCGCCGTCGACCGCGCCAGGGCCGACCTGGAGAAGCTCCAGGCGGGGGCCTGGAAAGAGGACGTCGCGGTCCAGCGCGCGGCGGTCCTCCAGGCCCGAAGCCAGGTCGACGGCGCGCGGATCCTGCTCGACCGGCTGGTCGTCCGCGCGCCGGTCGACGGCGTCGTCCTCCAGGTCAACGTCCGGCCGGGGCAGATCGCGACCCAGGCGTGGAAGGAGCCCATGCTGGTGATCGGCGAGACCGACCGGCTCCACGTCCGGGTCGACATCGACGAGAACGACCTCCCGCGGTTTCGCGAGGGGGTCCCCGGCGTCGCCACCCTCAAGGGCCGGACGACGCCCGAATTCCCCCTGACGTTCTTCCGCATCGAGCCCTACGTCATCCCCAAGCGCAGCCTCACCGGGGACAACGCCGAACGAGTGGACACCCGGGTCCTCCAGGTGCTCTACGCGCTCCCCGACGTCCCTCCGGCCCGGGTCTACGTCGGCCAGCAGATGGACGTCTTCCTCGACCTCGGGGAAGGCCGTTGA
- a CDS encoding M13 family metallopeptidase: MIHPSGLRCALILAAAAAAAPPTARADDPAPASARSGVDPSGFDKEVRPQDDFFRHVNGGWIQKTEIPPDKSRWGTFDQLIDESDAAIRAIIEEAAKADAPAGSEARKIGDLYTSFMDEARADELGVKPLADDLARVDALADKKALVALLGSLQRQGVGGLFGAGVGVDAKKSDQYVTYMGQGGISLPDESYYREAKYQEIRDQFVAHVEKMLTLAGIPDPKAKAARVLELETAIAKHHWDRVKRRDRTLSYNKKTLAEVEALAPAIDWKTWLENLGAPRLDEVVVAQPDFFAAISKLVEETPLDDWKTWVRWRLIHDASAYLSRPFVDEDFAFFGRTLSGTPELRPRWKRGVGLVSGAMGEAVGKLYVEKHFPPAAKSRMKELVDNLTAAYRANISELDWMSPETRAKALDKLAKFTPKIGYPDKWRDYSKLEIKADDLLGNVRRADAFENDREFAKLGGPIDRDEWGMTPHTVNAYYNSTLNEIVFPAAILQPPFFDLEADDAVNYGAIGAVIGHEIGHGFDDQGSKSDGDGNLVNWWTDADRKEFDARAKKLIEQYDGFEPRQLPGQKVNGALTIGENIGDLGGLTIAYKAYKRSLGGQDAPVIDGLTGDQRFFLGWAQAWRGKIRDAELSRRLAVDPHSPSEFRCNGVLRNLPEFYEAFGVKEGDGLWLPPEKRVRIW; the protein is encoded by the coding sequence GTGATCCATCCGTCAGGACTCCGTTGCGCCCTCATCCTGGCCGCCGCGGCCGCCGCCGCGCCCCCCACGGCGCGAGCCGACGACCCGGCCCCGGCCTCGGCCCGATCGGGCGTCGACCCGTCGGGCTTCGACAAGGAGGTCCGGCCCCAGGACGACTTCTTCCGCCACGTCAACGGCGGCTGGATCCAGAAGACCGAGATCCCCCCCGACAAGTCGCGCTGGGGGACCTTCGATCAGCTCATCGACGAGAGCGACGCCGCCATCCGCGCCATCATCGAGGAGGCGGCGAAGGCCGACGCGCCGGCCGGCTCCGAGGCCCGCAAGATCGGCGACCTTTACACGAGCTTCATGGACGAGGCCCGCGCCGACGAACTGGGCGTGAAGCCCCTCGCCGACGACCTCGCCCGGGTCGACGCCCTGGCCGACAAGAAAGCCCTCGTCGCCCTCCTGGGCTCGCTCCAGCGGCAGGGGGTCGGCGGCCTCTTCGGCGCGGGGGTCGGCGTCGACGCCAAGAAGTCCGACCAGTACGTCACCTACATGGGGCAGGGGGGGATCAGCCTCCCCGACGAGTCGTACTACCGCGAGGCGAAGTACCAGGAGATCCGCGACCAGTTCGTCGCCCACGTCGAGAAGATGCTGACCCTCGCCGGAATCCCCGACCCCAAGGCGAAGGCGGCCCGCGTCCTGGAGCTGGAGACCGCGATCGCCAAGCACCATTGGGACCGCGTCAAGCGGCGGGACCGGACGCTCAGCTACAACAAGAAGACGCTCGCCGAGGTCGAGGCGCTCGCCCCGGCGATCGACTGGAAGACCTGGCTCGAAAACCTCGGCGCGCCCAGGCTCGACGAGGTGGTCGTCGCCCAGCCCGACTTCTTCGCCGCGATCTCCAAACTGGTCGAGGAGACCCCGCTCGACGACTGGAAGACCTGGGTCCGCTGGCGTCTGATCCACGACGCCTCGGCGTACCTGAGCCGGCCGTTCGTGGACGAGGACTTCGCGTTCTTCGGCCGGACCCTCTCCGGGACGCCGGAGCTTCGCCCCCGCTGGAAGCGCGGCGTCGGCCTGGTCTCCGGCGCGATGGGCGAGGCCGTGGGCAAGCTGTACGTCGAGAAGCACTTCCCGCCGGCCGCCAAGTCCCGCATGAAGGAGCTGGTGGACAACCTGACCGCCGCCTATCGAGCGAACATCTCCGAGCTGGACTGGATGAGCCCCGAGACCCGGGCCAAGGCCCTGGACAAGCTCGCCAAGTTCACCCCCAAGATCGGCTACCCGGACAAGTGGCGAGACTACTCCAAGCTGGAGATCAAGGCCGACGACCTGCTGGGTAACGTCCGCCGCGCCGACGCCTTCGAGAACGACCGCGAGTTCGCCAAGCTGGGCGGGCCGATCGACCGGGACGAGTGGGGGATGACCCCGCACACGGTCAACGCCTATTACAACTCCACGCTCAACGAGATCGTCTTCCCGGCCGCCATCCTCCAGCCCCCGTTCTTCGACCTGGAGGCCGACGACGCCGTGAACTACGGGGCCATCGGCGCGGTCATCGGCCATGAGATCGGCCACGGCTTCGACGACCAGGGGTCCAAGTCCGACGGCGACGGCAACCTCGTGAACTGGTGGACCGACGCCGACCGCAAGGAGTTCGACGCCCGCGCCAAGAAGCTGATCGAGCAATACGACGGCTTCGAGCCCCGCCAACTCCCCGGCCAGAAGGTGAACGGCGCGCTCACCATCGGCGAGAACATCGGCGACCTGGGGGGCCTCACGATCGCCTACAAGGCCTACAAGCGATCGCTCGGCGGTCAGGACGCCCCGGTGATCGACGGCCTCACCGGCGATCAGCGGTTCTTCCTGGGCTGGGCCCAAGCGTGGCGCGGCAAGATCCGCGACGCCGAGCTCTCGCGACGGCTCGCCGTCGACCCTCACTCGCCGTCCGAGTTCCGCTGCAACGGCGTGCTCCGCAATCTCCCCGAGTTCTACGAGGCGTTCGGCGTGAAGGAAGGGGACGGGCTCTGGCTCCCCCCCGAAAAACGCGTCCGGATCTGGTGA
- a CDS encoding ThuA domain-containing protein: protein MTRYRFVGLAALFLAATFAATVSASAADPTKIVLIAGRPSHGPGDHEFNAGCKLLAKCLAQVPGVEPVVVAGGWPADESVFDGAKALIFFMDGGAGHPAIQGDHLAKLQKLADKGVGLGFMHYAVEVPKGEPGDKFRDWIGGYYETYFSTNPHWKAEIESLPEHPVTRGVEPFAVVDEWYYNIRFRPEMKGITPILVAKPDDQTRDTSHTSPAGPLKHVQEAKGRPEVLAWVVERPDGGRGYGFTGGHAHKNWGDPNFRKLNLNAILWTAGLDVPAAGVASEVSPEDLKQNLDPKK from the coding sequence ATGACGCGGTATCGATTCGTCGGCCTCGCGGCCCTCTTCCTCGCGGCGACGTTCGCCGCCACCGTCTCCGCCTCGGCCGCGGACCCGACCAAGATCGTCCTGATCGCCGGCCGGCCCAGCCACGGCCCCGGCGATCACGAGTTCAACGCCGGCTGCAAGCTGCTCGCCAAATGCCTCGCCCAGGTCCCGGGCGTCGAGCCCGTGGTCGTCGCCGGCGGCTGGCCCGCCGACGAGTCCGTCTTCGACGGCGCCAAGGCCCTGATCTTCTTCATGGACGGCGGCGCGGGCCATCCCGCCATCCAGGGGGACCACCTCGCCAAGCTCCAGAAGCTCGCGGACAAGGGGGTCGGCCTGGGCTTCATGCACTACGCCGTCGAGGTCCCCAAGGGAGAGCCCGGCGACAAGTTCCGCGACTGGATCGGCGGCTACTACGAGACGTACTTCTCGACCAACCCCCACTGGAAGGCCGAGATCGAGAGCCTGCCCGAGCACCCGGTCACCCGCGGCGTCGAGCCGTTCGCGGTCGTCGACGAGTGGTACTACAACATCCGGTTCCGGCCCGAGATGAAGGGGATCACCCCGATCCTCGTCGCCAAGCCGGACGACCAGACCCGCGACACCTCGCACACCTCGCCCGCCGGCCCGCTCAAGCACGTCCAGGAGGCCAAGGGCCGCCCCGAGGTGCTCGCCTGGGTCGTCGAGCGTCCCGACGGCGGTCGTGGTTACGGCTTCACCGGGGGCCACGCCCACAAGAACTGGGGCGACCCGAATTTCCGGAAGCTCAACCTCAACGCCATCCTCTGGACCGCCGGGCTCGACGTCCCCGCCGCCGGCGTAGCCTCCGAGGTCTCTCCCGAAGACCTGAAGCAGAACCTCGACCCCAAGAAGTGA
- a CDS encoding Gfo/Idh/MocA family protein: MTDPSRRTFLKASSAAAAGLGFLSNAYARGNDVIKVGVVGCGGRGTGAADNICEAAGTTFNIKIHALGDVFEDHLKNCRESVKNSPASKEKYDVADDRCFVGLDAYQKVIDCCDLVILATPPGFRPQHIEAVVKAGKHLFAEKPVAVDGTGIRKVMAAAEEAKKKKLAVVVGTQRRHQPGYLESLKRIHDGAIGEIIGGQVYWNQGAIWARKRQPEWTDVEYQLRNWYHYLWLCGDHIVEQHVHNLDVANWAIGSHPVRAVGMGGRQMLAGPELGQSYDHFAIDYEYPNEVHVMSMCRQIPDCENNVSETIVGTKGRFQSNGYRFTGEKKDRVRVTDGNPYVHEHVHLLESIVAGQPLNELHQVAESTLTAIMGRMSAYTGKAVTWEQALESKLDTFPQGLDLKGSLAEPEFPRPGVTELI; the protein is encoded by the coding sequence ATGACCGATCCCAGTCGTCGCACGTTCCTGAAGGCTTCGTCCGCGGCCGCCGCCGGCCTCGGGTTCTTGAGCAACGCCTACGCCCGCGGCAACGACGTCATCAAGGTCGGCGTCGTCGGCTGCGGCGGTCGCGGCACCGGCGCGGCCGACAACATCTGCGAGGCGGCCGGCACCACCTTCAACATCAAGATCCACGCCCTCGGCGACGTCTTCGAGGACCACCTCAAGAACTGTCGCGAGAGCGTCAAGAACAGCCCGGCCTCCAAGGAGAAGTACGACGTCGCCGACGATCGCTGCTTCGTCGGGCTCGACGCCTATCAGAAGGTCATCGACTGCTGCGACCTGGTCATCCTCGCCACCCCGCCGGGGTTCCGCCCCCAGCACATCGAGGCCGTGGTCAAGGCCGGCAAGCACCTGTTCGCCGAGAAGCCGGTCGCCGTCGACGGCACCGGCATCCGCAAGGTCATGGCCGCCGCCGAGGAGGCCAAGAAGAAGAAGCTGGCCGTCGTCGTCGGCACCCAGCGCCGCCACCAGCCCGGCTACCTGGAGAGCCTCAAGCGGATCCACGACGGTGCCATCGGCGAGATCATCGGCGGCCAGGTCTACTGGAACCAGGGCGCCATCTGGGCCCGCAAGCGCCAGCCCGAGTGGACCGACGTCGAGTACCAGCTCCGCAACTGGTACCACTACCTGTGGCTCTGCGGCGACCACATCGTCGAGCAGCACGTCCACAACCTGGACGTCGCCAACTGGGCCATCGGCTCCCACCCCGTCCGCGCCGTGGGCATGGGCGGCCGTCAGATGCTCGCCGGTCCCGAACTGGGCCAGAGCTACGACCACTTCGCGATCGACTACGAGTACCCCAACGAGGTGCACGTCATGTCGATGTGCCGCCAGATCCCCGACTGCGAGAACAACGTCTCCGAGACGATCGTCGGCACCAAGGGCCGGTTCCAGAGCAACGGCTACCGGTTCACCGGCGAGAAGAAGGACCGCGTCCGCGTCACCGACGGCAACCCCTACGTCCACGAGCACGTCCACCTGCTGGAGAGCATCGTCGCCGGCCAGCCGCTGAACGAGCTGCACCAGGTCGCCGAGAGCACCCTGACGGCGATCATGGGCCGGATGTCGGCCTACACCGGCAAGGCCGTCACCTGGGAGCAGGCGCTCGAGTCCAAGCTCGACACCTTCCCCCAGGGGCTCGACCTGAAGGGGAGCCTGGCGGAGCCCGAGTTCCCCAGGCCCGGCGTCACCGAGCTGATCTGA
- a CDS encoding formylglycine-generating enzyme family protein — translation MSRSTHARSIAFPLTLALALGWVAGPAAAQAPAPKTEAEMKPYTQLIPGTEVKFDLVPIKGGEFLMGSPEDEENRGDDESPQHPVAIAPFWMGTHEVTWDEYDLFCFSLDLKKKTRDGVDLKNQVETEMKADAVTRPTPPYADMTFGYGHRNQPAICITHHSAMEYCRWLSEKTGVLYRLPTEAEWEYACRAGSKTPYFFGDDPEQLEEYAWYVENAEKPMQVGKKKASPWGLFDIHGNVAEWCLDHYEPDFYKQFAGDKATLEPFNAPTAEEYSYVVRGGSWDDDAERLRSAARRGSDKEWSVQDPQRPQSIWWHTDATFIGFRIVRPLAEQESLKGMKSLVVKGKGTR, via the coding sequence GTGAGCCGCTCGACGCATGCCCGTTCGATCGCCTTCCCCCTGACCCTGGCCCTCGCCCTGGGATGGGTGGCCGGCCCGGCCGCGGCCCAGGCGCCCGCCCCCAAGACCGAAGCGGAGATGAAGCCTTACACGCAGCTCATCCCCGGGACCGAGGTCAAGTTCGACCTGGTCCCGATCAAGGGCGGCGAGTTCCTGATGGGGAGCCCCGAGGACGAGGAGAATCGGGGGGACGACGAGAGCCCGCAGCACCCCGTCGCCATCGCCCCGTTCTGGATGGGGACCCACGAGGTCACCTGGGACGAGTACGACCTTTTCTGCTTCTCGCTCGACCTCAAGAAGAAGACGCGTGACGGCGTCGACCTCAAGAATCAGGTCGAGACCGAGATGAAGGCCGACGCCGTGACCCGGCCCACCCCCCCGTACGCCGACATGACCTTCGGCTACGGCCACCGCAACCAGCCGGCCATCTGCATCACCCACCACTCCGCGATGGAATACTGCCGCTGGCTCTCCGAGAAGACCGGCGTGCTCTATCGCCTGCCGACCGAGGCCGAGTGGGAGTACGCCTGCCGCGCCGGCTCCAAGACCCCCTACTTCTTCGGCGACGACCCGGAGCAGCTCGAGGAGTACGCCTGGTACGTGGAGAACGCCGAGAAGCCCATGCAGGTCGGCAAGAAGAAGGCCAGCCCCTGGGGCCTCTTCGACATCCACGGCAACGTCGCCGAGTGGTGCCTGGACCACTACGAGCCCGACTTCTACAAGCAGTTCGCCGGCGACAAGGCGACGCTCGAGCCGTTCAACGCCCCGACGGCCGAGGAATACTCCTACGTCGTCCGCGGCGGCTCGTGGGACGACGACGCCGAACGGCTCCGCAGCGCGGCCCGTCGCGGATCCGACAAGGAGTGGAGCGTCCAGGACCCCCAGCGGCCCCAGAGCATCTGGTGGCACACCGACGCCACATTCATCGGCTTCCGGATCGTCCGCCCGCTCGCCGAGCAGGAGTCCCTCAAGGGGATGAAGTCCCTGGTCGTCAAGGGCAAGGGCACCCGCTGA